TTTGTTTTTTTGTAATGTATTCAATCCCAGCAACCTTTACAGATACAATGCTTTGGATTATAGACCAGAGAAATTGTAGTATAACTCCTATTACTAGGAATTACAAAGATATTTCTTGGAGACATATTCTCGGTGGTGACAGTCTGTGCAACATGACCTGCTACCAAGGCCTTAGTAAGGATAATGAAACCACATCGAAGTCGTGACACCACATTTGTATACTTGCACGAACTTGACTATCTTCAAAGGTTTGCCAAAGGCCCATGAGCTGCCCGTCTAAAAAGATGAGAAGCTATGAGCATTGAGCGTGCTTGGGCAGGAGGCGGCCCCCTACTAGTATTGGTCGTCGAATCATACAATTGTCACCAAGATGCCGACGAAGCACACTGAAGCCAAAAGACATCAAGGTATCCCACCTGACAACGTGGGAGATGAAGAAGCCGATAATGAATGGTGCCTAAGCATATATGCTTTCATGGGTGATTCACTTTTGGTTTAATGCCTTCTGACGTCGATTTACACCATATAACTGATTGCTCGTCTGAAGACCTCTTTGAGTAAAAGTGGTTAGAAAATTTTGTTGTGAGGCTGATGGTTTATGTCACGTGTTGCACGAATAAACATGATGATCCCACGCTGTTGTTAAAGATAATAAAGAGCTTCTTGCATTTATTATTTCCATGATGTCTCTTTGTACTACATCTGTCCTAGTTTATTGGTCTCCATTGTATTTTGTGTCAAACTtggaccataaatttaactaacaaaatgttcatACATGTCACCAAACCTTAGatcattggaaactatgttcaaatatgaatccaacaatataatttttgttaacatgcattaacattttgttagttaaatattagctcaaaatttggcacaaattacaaaggggaccaataaaccaggacggggctAGTAGTGTGTACTGTGTCACTGGACGAGATCGATGAAACCCGACTAAACTGTGACGAGATAAGCACTATATAAATATGTTATCATTTCCAATCTCTTGGTTTCCTAATAATAAGTCATAGTCTCATGGGAACCATGGGATGCTGTCACCAACTTTTGTTTGGCCATTTGGTCAAACAAACACTTGGTGCACGCTATTGCATTTATTTATACATGCATATAATTATAAATAATGAAGAAAGGATGCATAGGGCATGGCCGCATGGAAAGCTTCTATGGTAGCTGAAGCAGTGGAACCCTTGTTAAAATGCCATAAAAGTACCCATAAAAAATGCCACAAAAGTATCGTCATAGTTGGAATCTTAGAAAAGCTTCATAGTAGATTTATGTAGTACTAGTAGTGCGATAACCACATAATATTAGAGTGTTTCTTATTGTTTTGGTAGCGCATACATCACGTGTAATTTAGTTTTGGTTGAAACTACCGGCTGCATAAATAGTAACACAAGTTGCGATCTGGCAACTTGTCATTCATTTGAGAATTTTTTATTCTAAATCTACAAGTTGTACATCACATATAATTGTTTGTACATTTGTGATAGTGTTTACCACCATTTAAAACTTTTCGTCCACATTCTACCCTGAAGTTGTTACgtcttgtcaagtttaacccagtTTAACAGTTTGTCCCGACCAGCTGGTTCACTTGTCAGGCCAACAAGGCTGGTTACTAGCATTTCCAACTCATAAGTGTACGGCCAAGCGTGTCTTTTTTTACCTGCCCAACCCGATCCACATCCATGCTCTCAGCCCTCCCAAACCGCAACACCGCCCGGGACAGCAGCTAATCCGATGATGGCTAATGGTGAGTTGTGTCGTCACCTCACTATTCATTCTTCTGTTCTCTGTTCATCTTCAAGCCACCTCTCGTGGCCTCGTAGAGTGGCCTCATCGTCGTGACATATTGTAAAAACTTCTGGATATGTCTCAGGCAGAAGGAACTAAATGGGGTAAACATTGGACGCGGAGTTTGTGAACTCGAGTACACAGGCGCTCGTTATCTGAGCGGTTGGGTATAGCCTCGCGATTCGCCGCATTTAATGCGCGCGACAGGCTCGGGTTCTGCCAAAAATAGGGAAAATGAGATATACGTACACATGCAGACCTGAGCAGTGGGCCATGTCTCGCACAGATGATGAAACGCCGTCGAAGAGTGGGAACAGAGCCGTGGCTCGAGACGTCAATGTCGTCCTGATCCGTGGCTCGGGTTTTCTGCTTTCCCAGTAACTGCGAGAACCGACAGTAGCCGAGTAAATGCAAAGGGGTCGCTGGGAGCAGTTGTCTTCTACCTCATGAGATTGGATCCTTCCTTTGTCGGCGATCTCGGCGACCTATGGCGTGCGAGAAGATGCCTGCGGCAACCCGCGAAGATGGAGTTCTTTGATGCAGCCCATTAAGAGGTACGGATCTGAGTCGTTGTGTATGTATTGACTTATAATTTGTGGTGGCGATTTCTGAAGATCTAGACTATATTTCGCGATTTGTGGTGTGCAGACGGCAGACCTCCCCATGGAGCCGCTTGGGCTGCTGCCCATGACGGCAGCAAGTGCGGACGGCCAGATCTGTGCCGCATAAATGGCGGCGGGGACAGGGATTGAAGTTTCCGCTCAAGCATCCGAGCAATCTGTAGAGCAGATCGACCTCAAAGCTCCTGGGTGAATGCAAAGGTATGGCTTTGTGACGATTTAGATTCTGTGTGACATAGTTCGTGGTGTGTGTTTGAATGACCAAGAGTTGAAACACTTAATGGTTACATTTGCACTATGGCTGGTGCGCTGTGAGCAAATAATTGATTTCCTGTATGGTGTTTGTGCCTGCGTGCTGCTTGAGCCAGGCTGAATTTTTAATCAGGGAGTAATTTAGAGTCTTTGCTGTATGTGATAGCTCGGCAATTTAGTTTTTGTCTGGCTTTATGTTTGCATCGACTATTTCTGTCTGAACACTGTGATTTACATTTGGATGAGGAGAGTAATTTGCATTTGTTCGTTATCCATTTCTGTCCGAACACCGTGATTTACACCCAGAGTCAGAATTGGGGTTGCCGAGCCAGGCAGGGGAAAATGGGGAAACTAAGTGAAAGTGTTCTGGCCGGTTTCTGGGATACTCATGAAACTGCCGTGCATTTGTAATTTTATCAAAAAATAGTGTTATTTGCTCGCAGAGTTAGGATTTATGCTGCCGCGGCAGGCGGGACACAGTGTCTGGTATTTTTGCACTGGAGAAAGCAATCCGTGGTTCTGCTAAAAATCTTGGAGATAATGTAATCGTGCCAAAATTGGGGACAAGTTTTGATACTTCGGATGAAGCCTATGATCTTCACAACATATACTCTTGGGAGAAAGGATTTGGCATTAGGTACGACAAAAGCAGGCTGAACGTGGAGAGGACAAAATGCATGCAAGAAATAGTCTGTGGCCGTGCTGTATGTAAAAAATGCTTTTGGTATTGCTGAACACTGCTAGCTACTGAATTGTTCATTACTAAACTTATTTCTCATTGTGTACAAATGGGCATCAGGGGAAGGCGTTCGTGGAGAACACTAAGTCTTGTCGTTGTGAGTGCCCTGCTCTGATAAGGCTGCAGCGTTCCAATTCCATGGACAACGGTTGGTACATAGCAGATAAAAGGTGCCATACGAAGGTTTCATCAAGAAAATAAGATTTTGAATCATTTATTGGTGGCAGAGCACAAGCGGACGACATGCCCAGATTGTGGAGATGTTCCAAACCAAGCTCGGAAACCTGCACACTGCAAGAATTGTGGGGTAGAAGGTCACGGTCGAAACAACTAGAACAAAACACCGGAGCTAAGAATGAATGGAAGCTGATTTGAAAAAATAGTGTTGAAATGTGCTCGTGTAGTTTGAATGTTGCGTGTTTGGAAAATCTTCAGTTATGTTGTACTATTACTTTGACTATGCCTGCAAACTGTTCAGACAAAATTGTTTCTGCATGTTTCGAATCGGAGATGTGTTGTGACATTACATTAGTTCCATATTTTTGACAGGCAGTTTCCTGAATAAAACAGTGGTGGTCTTAATTTTTTGCATGCAATTGTTATCATTCAAAGTGGAACCGATCATATACTGTTGTATATTCAGGAAGTTGTTATCATAGACGTGGAACAGATCATATACTGTGTTTTATATTCAGAAAGGGTTATATGTGTTGATTGATCTTTGTAGATCAAATAGATGACCACCTGCTTAGTTTCTGCTTGCTGAATGCTCCAGCAAGTTAATGAAGCTTTCAGTAACTGACAGGCTTCAGACAAGTGAAGCTATGGTAATGCTCATATACATATGGTAGTTCCATGCGTTCAAATTTTGAACTACATGAGCACTGTGGAGACTGTATACATATTTACCAGGTGAGACTAAGATGAGTTGTCGCCTGCGTTTGTCATTGGTTCATGTAGATATAGCAATACTGTTGTGCAGCTCTTGGCAAAGAGAGGAGATGGCTCCCTCTGTCTTCTCGGACGGCGGATCAGCAATTACACGATCGGATGCATACTCCGAGCGAGATGTGCTTTTGGTGGAGGTACTTTGCATTCGTGTTGTATGTGGCTCTTTTCTATGTTTTGGGGATGTTCGTCAGTTTGGTATGAATGACATTTTCAGGTCGATGTAGCTTCGGAGGGCGTCCGTGAAGGAGAAGGATCTGAGGTGCCATAAATTTGTCTTCTGCTCTTTCTGCTGTCTCGGAGGATGCAAGCATCTATAATCTAGTTGATATTCAGGAATGAACACCTGCATGATCTTACGAATGTTTGAAGACTAACGCCTGTATTTTGCAGGGGGCTAGGTGCTGATGATACTGATCTGGGCGAAACGCTGTGATGGTGGAAGGCCACGGGAGTTGCCGGTGCTGACACTGCCTGAAGAGGGATACGGCGACCACGATCCTGCCGCCGGTGGCTGCACCTGCGTCGTGGCAGAGAAGGATGAGAATGAGGACGATGTTGGCCCAGAATCCGATAGATGACAGCCCATACCGTCGTCTTCCATCCGAGCCGGTTTGGGCGTCAATAACGGGGTAACGTCGGCCACTTTTCCGATGTGGGCCATGGGCCCTGGATAAAATAACAATACAGGGAGTATATCTGGGCCTATACCTGTTCGGTCGAGCATCCCGAAGCCAGCTGATGGCGAAGATAGCGAGCTTACGTGTGCTCGGGCTCACATGAGCACTTTCCAAATGTATATGATGGGGTGAAAAGTGGCACGAAGGCTCTGTGCGTGCCATAAACATGGCTACTGAGATAAGAGCATCTATATTGCTCGACATTGCACCTCTTGCGGATGAGGCCTGTGGCCAGTGGCGGCTTCAGTAATTTGCAACCAGATATTCATGTGTATTCATTTTGCAAAAATCATTGTTGTTTTTTGAAAATTATCACTGGTTTGCCAAAATCAACATTGTTTTGTAAAATTCATGGGTATTCACATGAAGACCCAAGAATACCCCTAGCCGCCCCTGCCTGTggcctccaccaccaccacccgatCTGCACCCAGCCTGCCTGCAGAGAACCAGTGAATCCCGTCTCTACGCAATGCGTGAgctctaagagcatctacagccggacttgGCAAATCCGGCCTCTCAAACGTCCGCGGGCACTGACCGGGCACCCATCAAATGTTGCGCCGCACATCCACATACAACAAATTCCGATTCTCAAATCCATGCAAACCATGCACGTCGATCATACGATACAAACTGTCCGAATGGCAAATAAGTTCGAAACAAAGCAAAGCAAATCATAGTTCAACAAACCagacatggcaaaatgaaatCAATGTCTGAGCGTGTGGATGGCCTCGGATCACTGGCTGGGCACCTGCTCCGAGCGGAATGCAAGTCGCCGACCTCGCCTCCCCACGGACGAGGCAGACTGCGTCTCCGTCGCGGCGGTGTGGCTCGGGCTGGACGACATCTCCGACGGTGGATCGGGACCGGAGGTGAGGATTGGGAGCAAGGGTGAAGGCCGACGAGGGTCCGGGCGCGGGAATGCATGGTTGAAGGAcggcgggaggaggaggaagggttTGTTGCAATTTGGAGTGGGGTCGGGTTGTCAAGTCCGACGTGGGGGCGTGCCCGGGTGCGCCCGGGCGCCCCATATTTGGACTGGATATTGGGGATGGCGGTCAGCCCATGCGTTTAAGGACCGTTTGAGAGGCCCGTCTGGGTCAAAAAATCGTGACCGGGCAGTGACCGGGCACCCTGCCCAGGCATTTATGACGGGTTTGAGGGGTCCAGTTGTAGATGCTTTAAGAGAGACGACTCTCATGAACAGTGTTGTTGAGTGCGTGAGGTCCCAAACTCGCAAGTCGCAACTACACGTCTATATAATGCGATCGATGGGGCGAGAAAATGCACGAGCACTCGTCCTACTCCCAGAGGCCAGAGCTGAGAGAGGAGTACATGTACGTACCGCACAAATATGGGCGTGTTTGGTTACATTGTCGATTCAGCCTGGCCCGGCGAGCCTGGCTCTATTGAGCCAGTTTGAGGGGATGCAGGCCAAAAAAACCCAGATGCACatagtttggttgcctgcatgccCCTAGTTGCATGAGACAACCATTTTCGACCCGGCGTTTGATTGCCCGCATTGCATTAGGCGCACATATAACATGGTGTTTGGTTGCAACCTGCATAAGGTGTTGTCACCACTTGTAACTAGTGGTGAGCTTACCACATAGAATCTGAACATGTAGCGTCATCTACTTAAACAAATGACAGTTCATCCTAACTACTATCAAATGACAGTTCAAATTATTAAGAGCCATTGGCTAAATAGGGGATAGTTCATCGGTGCTACCAgatcttcctcttcctctccacttcttctgcttctgcttctgcttctgctactgctgctgctgcttcttgttcttcttccatCTTCTTCAAATCCTGCACTGAACTCTGTTAAGCCACATCGCCTATGCCCACTCCAACCTTTTTTTTTCTTCCAAGCGTCATTGTCAAATGCCTCCACACCATGGCCGGAGCTTACAACATCGCCAGGCTCAACATCTTCCTCCTCAGGCACGTGTTCATCAAAGCCCCACTGGAGGATCCAGTTATGCAGAATGCAACAAGCAAGAACTAGCTTAACCTGAGTGGGGTATGGGTGGAATGGCTTCTGATCCAGGATCTTAAACCTATTCTTCAGAGCTCCAAATGCCCTCTCAACAGTTACTCTAAGGCTGGAGTGTCTGAGATTAAACAGCTCCTGTGCAGTCCTAGGATAGTTCCTACCAGAGAACTCGTTGAGATGGTATCTTGTTTTCCTAAAGGGTGGAAGAATACCCGGCCGACATGCATAGCCAGCATCTCCAAGGTAGAACTTGTCGTCGGGGATGTTGATCCCATCAGGTCGACTCACGCTGTCAGTGAGAATGTTAGCATCATGCGCTGACCCCtctcagccagccagcacatATGTGAACTTCAGATCAAAGTCAACAGCAGCAAGCACATTATGGCTTGTGTAGTGCTTCCTCCCCCTGTATGCTGCAGACTGTGACCTAGGAACTCTGGCAGTAACATGAGTACCATCTATTGCCCCAATGCAATCCTGAAAATGGCATCACAAGCATGTGTTAGTGCTCAACTTGAACAATACAAGCATATCAAGCCATGAAAAGTGTATATTGTCAATGCTCACCTTGAAGTATGGATACCGTCTTGGGCTTCCACGAATCTTGGGTGGTGTCTGGCCAGATGGTCTCCTAATCATCTCTCCTCTAAGCTCCCCAACAGCATAAAGCACCTGCTTGAAGTACCTAGAGATGGTCTCCATTGACCTCATGAACGTGTTGTGAATGACCATGAACCTCTGGTTATGGCCAACAACATGGAGGAACATCGCCACTTGCTCTTCTACACTGGTGTTGATGCTATCTTGTAACAGCCCCCTGCTCCTGAAGGTCTCGACAAGCCTGAAATGGTGCTCTTTTCATTCTAAGCATCCACAGAGCCTCGACGTCATTGCAGTTGTAGATGTAGTTCAGATTTTGGATCCTCTCCTGTTCCCGGGGAAACAATGGACCATAGCGGAGCAAAGGTCTCCCAGCACGACGAACAGCTCTCTGGTGCATGAACATGACCCATGCCTGAATCACACTAATCAGTGCTGCTGCCTGGATTATCAGCCTCATCCGTGCGTCCATAACCTAGTCGACATCGACGGTTCGTTCAGTGGGAAATCGATCCTACACCTAGCTTAACGGCATAACCACTGAGCTAACAAAGGGGGAGGGGGTGCTGCTTACCGGCATCGGAGACGAGGACGGCGTAGGGGGAGCCATGGCACAGACGGTGGCCAACAGCAAGGGCAACACCAGATCCGCCGCAAACGCCGCCGCCTCTTCCGCCGCCACCGCCTATAGCGCAGATCTGAAATCGCAGCCGCCGCCGGTGATGAGGCAGTAGGGAAGAAAGGGGGGCAGTGGCTATGGGTGAGCGAGTGAAAGGGGGTGAGGCTAATTTGGCGCCGGGACGACGCGCCAGATTTCCATCTCCCGCCATCCCCCCTCGTCCTCGCCTCGCTCCCGTCCGTGCGACCTCGCACCGCACTGAGCCTAGCTCGCGAGAAACTGCCGATCCGAGGGTTTCCAGTGAGCCAGGCTCTGGGCTGCTTTGAGGAGCGTGCGATGCAGGCCCAACAGAAAAATCAGGCAACCAAACAGGTCTCTCCCTTCCCGCGCGGCCTGGTTGAGCTcaatgcgggcaaccaaacacaccctatacgTCCACGAGGATCTTATCTGTTGGCGTACATCGGGTGCGGACTTGAAATACACGGGTGCGGACGCAGCAAAATGAGGAGTGCCCGGTCAGTGTCCGCGTCCGCGTCCGCGAACGTTTGAGGGCTCGAATTTGCCAACTGCAGCTGTAGATGCTTTAAGAGAGGTGATTCTCATGAACAGTGTTGTTGAGGGCGTGAGGTCCCAAACTTGCAAGTCACAACTACACTGCACGGCTATAATGCGATCGATGAGGCGAGAAAATATACAAGCACTGGTCCTACTGCGAGAGCTGATAGAGGAGTACACGTACGTACCGCACAAATACACGTCCACGAGGATCTTATCTGTTGGCGTGTTTCAGGAAGTGGCTAAGCTATAGTGCTCATCGATTTGAGGCGATGACCCTCCCGAACGATGGCACGGCTCCACCACGTACGAGAAGTGGACGCAGCTAGCATGCGGCTCCAGGTTCGATCATGCACGTAACGTGCCTACTTGCTCAATCTCCTGCCAATAATTACACCAGCGGGTGCATTGTGCATGCCGTGATCTTTCAATCGTGTGCGCCGGGGTGAATTTGGGTTCTACTACCCCTAGTTTGGAAAGGAAAATGTTGTTTTTGCATTTTGCCAATTTTATTTATGCCACTCTAGATATTGACATTTCACTTTTGTCACGCTTAGTTTTTGACAATTATCACAATTGTCATTTCATGGCAAAAGCAAAATTTTCATAGTGACAATTATGATACATTGTCAAAAGATAAGTGTGGCAAAAATAATAATTTATTTTGCTTTTGCCAAGGAATGGCAATTGTAATAATTGTTAAAAGCTAAGATTGGTAAAAGTGAAATGTCAAAATCTAAAATAGCataagaaaaattgacaacatctagaGTGACAAAAAATATATTCCAGTTTGGTACACCGTGTGACCTCGACTTTGTAGCCCAACAAAATTGATCGTGCATGCCATTATCTTTCAACGAAAAACAATCGTGATACGCGTGCAAACTATTCCGCGCGAAACGTGTCGTTGGATCTGACCCATTTGAGCATACAGGACAGAGTACTGATTGATGTGGGCACTCCGGAGGCCATACATGCCGATGCACTCAATCGTGGTTCGTGGTGGAAAGCAACATGAATTGATGCAGTACAGATTTACAGTTCGTTTACATAGGAGGAAATGGCGTGCATGTACATGCATGCGTGAGTGTCATGCACTTTTTGCATGCTGCGAGTGGTAGCAAGGCCCCACACAATATAGATAGAGGATGCTGGTAATTAATTTGCTGTGGCAAACAAAGGAATGCATGTTGTCTCGAGTCCAACAATGCCTAGCTCCAAAGTTGTATGCTGTTCAAGTAATAAATAAAATCAGCGCGCGACAAGACTCACGTGATGTTGATGGTCATGATCTACTTCCCAGAATCAGAATGGCTCATGCACCCTCATGGTTCAACTGCAAACATGCTTGTGGTCCGGCGAGTACTCCATTAAGACCCGGATATCTATTGAACATCAGATTTTTAGACATGACAAATCAAAAGTTTTTCATGGCAAGTTTAGTTCCTGAGCACGGCAAATCCATCTCAATTCATATTTTTGTCAGAAAATTTTCGTGCTCACAAACTAAACTTGTCATCCTCACGCCAACATAAATTGCCTTGAAAAATGTGTGATTTGCCATGTCTAAAAATTTGATGTCAAATTTTTAGCCTTTTCAGTATTTTATATATTTTCTAGGTCACAGGGTTAGAAATGTCCACAAGGAGAGGGCATGCTGAACACGATTTTATTTAAAAATTCACCCACTCCAAGAGCTAAGTAGTCCAGTTAGTGAAAAAGATTATTTTATGTGGCTCCCTCCAAATAAACACGGATTTATCCTTATTATTACTCCATCTTTTGGACAGACACTGGCCAGAAACAGTCAGttttttcacaaagaaaaaagaAGCTGTCAGATAAACATTAGCGTGTCGATCCCGTTCATACAAGTAGCTAGAGACAGCAACCTGCGCCAGAAACTTTTTTTCCCTTCAGCTTGGATTGTAGCCCAACAGGATCTTTCAATCCATAATCATTGTGATGCACGCACATATACAATTCGACGTGAAACGTGTTGTTGAATTTGACTCGATCATTTGAGCATACAAGATAGAGTACTGATGGATCTGGGTACTCCGGAGGCCATACGATGCATGCCGATGCACTCAATCGCGATGGAAAGGGACATGACATGCATGCACTACAGGTTACTCTACATAGGAGGCAATGGCATGGCATGCGTGGGTTATATTCATGCCACGCACTTTTGCTTAAGTGGTGGCAATGGAGTCAAACACTAGCTTGGTGCATGCATGCAACCGTGTCAACATGCAATCCACCGTACAAGAATAAGAGCATGCGCAGCGCGTCTAGTTCAGTCTAGGCGTGGCCatactaagagcatctccagccgcaccCCTAACAGGCCCCCCAAAATGCCATATGCCATTTTTTCGTGACGCCCAAAAGAACCCCAGCCCCCCTCCCTAGGACGCCAAATTTCGCCGGTTTGGCCCATTTTTTGGCCCGGCGATCCCAGGCCGAACCCAACGCACTGGGGGCACTTGGGGGCTCCGACGGAAGGAAATGTGGAGCGTGGGCCACCACTGTCAGGCGATAAACGTCTTTTCCCCGCCCAGATTCGACCCACGCGCCGCAGGACCCACTTCCCCTTTCACCACCATGATGATTTGGTGGACCATCTATGGAGACTCAAGGGCAACGCCTAGTTCGAT
This genomic window from Aegilops tauschii subsp. strangulata cultivar AL8/78 chromosome 4, Aet v6.0, whole genome shotgun sequence contains:
- the LOC141022050 gene encoding uncharacterized protein — translated: MFLHVVGHNQRFMVIHNTFMRSMETISRYFKQVLYAVGELRGEMIRRPSGQTPPKIRGSPRRYPYFKDCIGAIDGTHVTARVPRSQSAAYRGRKHYTSHNVLAAVDFDLKFTYVLAG